The genomic window TGGGGCTACGACCGGAACGGCTTCACCAGGGAGGGTTGTGCCCGAAACGGGGCGGACCGTCCCGATGCCGACGCCGGGAAATGTGAACGGTTGCGGTCGCGTCCGTCCAGTGGCAGCAGCTCCTGACGGTTGCTGCTCGGCGAGCTGAGGCAGGTGTATCGCCTGTTCAGCCCGACTCGCCGAGCCGGGGTATCGGCGAAGCCGGGCGGCCCGGCTGCCGAGTTCGCTAGTTTCTATTCAGACGGTCATCGTCTTATCGAGTCTTTCGGCTGGTGAAGGGGATCCGTGATGAATGCTGACTGCTCCGGCTCCGAACGGGAAGCGAACTGGCGTACGAAGGCGCGACGGGGTGCGTTTCGGGCTGTTCTGGTGTCGGCCGTCATGGCGGCCGTGTTCAGCGCCGTGACCGCGTGTGGCGATGAGAAAGATCAACAACCGACCGATGCGGCGGTAGTGCAGACCCGGTCCGGGCCGGTGCGCGGGACCGTGACGGCCGACGAGCGCGCATTTTCCGGAATCCCCTATGCGGCACCACCGGTGGGCGAGCTGCGGTGGAAACCGCCTGCCGCACCGGCTGTTTGGTCGGCGGAGCGAGACGCGACGAAGCCGGGAGCCGAGTGTCTGCAACCCGAGGACGCCGGTCGGCTCACCGGCAGTGAGGACTGCCTGTTCCTGAATGTGTGGACACCCAGTGGCGCTGCCGATCGGAAACGCCCGGTGCTGGTGTGGATCCATGGCGGCGCGTTCACCACCGGCAGCGGTAGTTTGTACAACCCCGCGCGATTGGTGCGCACCGGCGACATGGTCGTGGTGACGATCAACTACCGGCTGGGTGCGCTGGGTTTCCTGGGGCATCCGGCGGTGGCGCACGAGGACGGGCAGGTCGGCAATTTCGGGTTGCTGGATCAGCAGGCGGCGTTGCGCTGGGTGCGTGACAATATCGCCGCGTTCGGCGGCGATCCGGCCAAGGTGACCATTGCCGGTGAGTCGGCCGGCGCGATGTCGGTGTGTGACCACCTGGTGTCGCCGGCCTCGGACCGGTTGTTCCACGGCGCGATATTGCAGAGCGGGCCGTGCGAAATGCAGACCGACCGGCAGACCGCGGTCGCCAAGAGCGAGGAGTACTCGGCGACGATCGGCTGCCCGGACGCCGATGCCGCCGCGGTAGCTCGGTGTCTGCGTGCGGTACCCGCTGAGCAGGTGGCCGCGACACCGTTGCACTTCACCGGGGAAGCCGGTGTCGGTCTGCCCAGTCCGAGCTACGGCCAACCCCTGCTGCCGGACGACCCGATGGTCGCATTCCGTGACGGCAAGGCCGCGAAAGTGCCGGTACTGATCGGCGTGAACCGAGACGAATACACCTATTTCGTTGCCGGACAGACGATCACCGCCCAGCAGTATCCCGACCTGTTGAAGATGTTCGGCCCACAAGCCGACGCCGTCACCGCGCAATATCCGCTCGACCGCTACGCGCAACCGGAGCTGGCCTGGTCCGCGGTGATGACCGACCACGTCTTCGCGTGCCCGATCGCCGACAACACGAAATCCCTCACCCGCACCGGCCCCGTCTACGCCTACGAATTCGCCGACCCCGATGCCGCGCCCCTCCCCGGGCTACCGTCCCCACCGCCCTTCCCCTTGGGCGCGGCCCACGGCTTCGAACTGCCCTACCTGTTCGACCTCGACCGGACTCCGTCCCCCGCCACCTCAGCTCAGCAAGCCTTGTCCGACAAGATGATCCGCTACTGGTCAGCCTTCGTCCACACCGGCGACCCGAACGCCAACGGCCTCCCGCACTGGCCCCGCCACACCGGCGACCAGTCCCTGGTCCTGCACCCCGACACCGCGACCACCACCAACATCCACGAAACCCACCACTGCGCCCTCTGGACCCAAATCCCCACCCCGTGACACGCGCTCGCCCGTCTCGCGGCGCCAAATACAAGCGTTCGCAAGGCAATCGAGGCAACCGCCTAAGCGGCAAGATCAGTACCAGTGATGTGCTTGCCAGAACTCCCAGGCGCGGATGGGGTTGCCGTAGCGCTTGTTCATGTAGTCGTAGGTCCAGCGGATCTGGGTTACCGGGTTGAACGCCCAGTCGGGACCGTGGGTGCCCATCTTCTGGGGCGGCAGGGCTTGGCCGAGGCCGTAGGCGCCGCTTTCCGGGTTGATGGCGAAAACATTCCAGCCGCTTTCCCGGGTGATGATGTTGTCGAACGCCCAGAAATGGTGTGGCGGCACGATTGTCATCGCAAGAATTTTGACCGTTGCCCGGGGTAGGGAGAGGGCGGAGCCGGCCGAATGGGTTTCCCAGGTGCGCGACGGCGTCGCGCAAATCGGCGGCGCATCGGGAGCCGCGCAATCCGTGGCGACAGCGTTTGCCGGAGCGGCGCAGAGAAAAAGCGCACTGACGGCTGCTGCGACGGTAGGAATGAAGTACCGCATCGTCGATTCGGTCCTTTCGTATCCACTGATTGAAACTCGAAGCCTGTCGTGCTAATTCAGCAAATCACTAGTGACCGATGTTGTTGCGCAGCCGCTCCGGAGTGTCATTCAAATGAATAAGTGCACTCCAGGCGGGTATGGCCCGCGCAACCTGCGGAAACACTGCCGCGTGGCGGCGCGCGACAGTGATGCATTTCAGCTATTGTGGCTGTTCATGATGACTACCCCGGGTCGGACGCGAATGCGAAGCCGTCTCGCCGCGTCGGTGGTTGGTGCGATCGTGGCAGTGCTGGTCTCGCCGCCGTTGGCGACCGGGCAGACGGCACCGGAGGCTGAGCCGAAGACGACTCCGAACGCGGCGCCCGAGGCTCCGGGGGATTCGGCGCCGCCGCGCATTCGCGGCACCAACTGGGCCGGATATGTGGTCACCGGGAGCTTCAAGAGCATTTCCGCGGAATGGGTAGAGCCCGAGGTAACCTGCAC from Nocardia iowensis includes these protein-coding regions:
- a CDS encoding transglycosylase SLT domain-containing protein; this translates as MRYFIPTVAAAVSALFLCAAPANAVATDCAAPDAPPICATPSRTWETHSAGSALSLPRATVKILAMTIVPPHHFWAFDNIITRESGWNVFAINPESGAYGLGQALPPQKMGTHGPDWAFNPVTQIRWTYDYMNKRYGNPIRAWEFWQAHHWY
- a CDS encoding carboxylesterase/lipase family protein, which codes for MAAVFSAVTACGDEKDQQPTDAAVVQTRSGPVRGTVTADERAFSGIPYAAPPVGELRWKPPAAPAVWSAERDATKPGAECLQPEDAGRLTGSEDCLFLNVWTPSGAADRKRPVLVWIHGGAFTTGSGSLYNPARLVRTGDMVVVTINYRLGALGFLGHPAVAHEDGQVGNFGLLDQQAALRWVRDNIAAFGGDPAKVTIAGESAGAMSVCDHLVSPASDRLFHGAILQSGPCEMQTDRQTAVAKSEEYSATIGCPDADAAAVARCLRAVPAEQVAATPLHFTGEAGVGLPSPSYGQPLLPDDPMVAFRDGKAAKVPVLIGVNRDEYTYFVAGQTITAQQYPDLLKMFGPQADAVTAQYPLDRYAQPELAWSAVMTDHVFACPIADNTKSLTRTGPVYAYEFADPDAAPLPGLPSPPPFPLGAAHGFELPYLFDLDRTPSPATSAQQALSDKMIRYWSAFVHTGDPNANGLPHWPRHTGDQSLVLHPDTATTTNIHETHHCALWTQIPTP